In Streptomyces chartreusis, the following proteins share a genomic window:
- a CDS encoding glycosyltransferase family 39 protein produces MTTTATDTSSWNARLHDHPTRQSPDRRRQLAHTAKRFGPVLAMYGTLKLIGFTSFMCLLHSAGKYRTKNPRFGGGEHPWDVLASWDGWWYQQIAAHGYHPELVPVRGATGLITLEGNSAAFFPLYPALMRLTSEATGLGLYGAGLLVSVIASFAAALGIYAIADHLAGRRAGLAAAGLWAVWPGSGVEWAVYSDSLYVALAAWTCHAVINRRWLTAGLLACAAGLNRPTAVALFAAVAVAAVLTLYRRQDGVLRPMAALAVAPIGLLAYLGWVGHRMGDYTGYFKLQSGAWAHEWDYGRQTLDVLTSVPVGQRDYLFAWPFADLIGVGVVLLAFALLPLLIRLRPPAVLLVYTVLTLALILGSQQIFSNVSRYLLPAFPLFLPLAVALRRLSLTHQFMLLGVLALASGSYAGYALFELGVP; encoded by the coding sequence ATGACTACGACTGCCACCGACACGAGCAGCTGGAACGCGCGGCTCCACGACCACCCCACCCGCCAAAGCCCCGACCGGCGGCGGCAGTTGGCGCACACGGCGAAACGCTTTGGCCCCGTCCTGGCCATGTACGGCACGCTGAAGCTGATCGGCTTCACCTCCTTCATGTGCCTGCTGCACTCCGCGGGAAAGTACCGGACGAAGAACCCGCGATTCGGGGGAGGCGAGCATCCCTGGGACGTCCTGGCCTCGTGGGATGGATGGTGGTACCAGCAGATCGCCGCGCACGGGTACCACCCCGAGCTGGTCCCGGTGCGTGGCGCCACGGGCCTGATCACTCTCGAAGGGAACTCGGCGGCGTTCTTCCCGCTCTACCCGGCGCTGATGCGGCTGACCTCCGAGGCCACCGGCCTTGGCCTGTACGGCGCCGGCCTGCTCGTCTCCGTCATCGCCTCCTTCGCCGCCGCCCTCGGCATCTACGCAATCGCCGACCACCTCGCGGGCCGACGGGCCGGCCTGGCCGCAGCCGGGCTGTGGGCCGTATGGCCCGGTTCCGGCGTGGAGTGGGCGGTCTACTCCGACTCCCTCTACGTGGCCCTGGCCGCCTGGACCTGCCACGCCGTCATCAACCGTCGCTGGCTGACCGCCGGTCTGCTCGCCTGCGCCGCCGGGCTCAACCGGCCCACCGCAGTAGCCCTGTTCGCGGCGGTCGCCGTAGCGGCCGTACTCACGCTCTACCGGCGACAGGACGGCGTCCTCCGCCCGATGGCTGCGCTGGCCGTAGCTCCGATCGGTCTGCTGGCCTACCTGGGCTGGGTGGGGCATCGGATGGGTGACTACACCGGCTACTTCAAGCTCCAGTCCGGTGCCTGGGCCCACGAATGGGACTACGGCCGGCAGACCCTGGACGTCCTCACTTCCGTCCCGGTCGGCCAGCGCGACTACCTGTTCGCGTGGCCATTCGCGGACCTGATCGGCGTCGGTGTCGTCCTGCTGGCCTTCGCGTTGCTTCCCTTGCTGATCCGGCTGCGTCCCCCAGCAGTACTGCTGGTCTACACCGTCCTGACCCTCGCCCTCATCCTGGGCAGCCAGCAGATATTCAGCAACGTCTCCCGCTATCTGCTCCCCGCCTTCCCGCTCTTCCTCCCACTCGCCGTCGCCCTGCGCCGCCTCAGCCTCACCCACCAGTTCATGCTGCTCGGCGTCCTGGCCCTGGCTTCCGGCTCGTACGCGGGCTACGCCTTGTTCGAACTCGGTGTCCCGTAG
- a CDS encoding dihydrofolate reductase family protein, whose amino-acid sequence MSELLVDFITSLDGYASGEGWPGFWGLEGPEYLAWLGEQPKAAYLMGANTYRLMSGFAAGEVPAGQDEFRPEEEASVDELTQATKVVFSSSLEEPLTWANATLVRDDAVEAVRKMKSSGSGLLSTIGSLSLCRSLLRAGLVDRFRVVMFPVITGATGQERIYDGYPDVALEMIEHRTFDGRIQLVEYKPRVLEHPPLGVPE is encoded by the coding sequence CTTCATCACCTCCCTCGACGGCTACGCGTCGGGAGAGGGCTGGCCCGGGTTCTGGGGCCTCGAGGGCCCGGAGTACCTCGCATGGCTGGGCGAGCAGCCCAAGGCCGCCTATCTGATGGGAGCGAATACCTACCGCCTGATGTCGGGCTTCGCCGCGGGCGAGGTCCCGGCTGGCCAAGACGAGTTCAGGCCCGAAGAAGAGGCGTCCGTCGACGAACTCACACAAGCGACGAAGGTGGTGTTCTCCTCCTCACTCGAGGAGCCGCTGACGTGGGCCAACGCCACGCTCGTGCGCGACGACGCCGTCGAGGCGGTCCGCAAGATGAAGTCGAGTGGTTCGGGGCTCCTCAGCACGATCGGCAGCCTCAGTCTGTGCCGGTCCCTGCTACGAGCCGGACTCGTCGACCGCTTCCGCGTCGTGATGTTCCCGGTGATCACCGGGGCCACGGGCCAGGAACGCATCTACGACGGCTATCCGGACGTCGCCCTCGAAATGATCGAGCACCGCACCTTCGACGGCCGCATTCAGCTGGTCGAGTACAAGCCCCGCGTGCTTGAGCACCCGCCGCTCGGCGTCCCTGAGTGA
- a CDS encoding pyridoxamine 5'-phosphate oxidase family protein, which translates to MDPRQIEQELADAHELLDQASMARLAYNGLDGLPRVIPIGIFWTGEEIVMSTAATAPKVKALSARPDVALTIDAGDSPGSAKTLSVRGVVHLTIVDGVVPEYLAAARKSFDADYAAEFERNCRALYDQMARIALKPQWARFYDFGAGRVPEFLAALAKKSS; encoded by the coding sequence ATGGACCCCAGGCAGATCGAGCAGGAACTAGCCGACGCACACGAGCTGTTGGACCAGGCGTCCATGGCGCGGCTCGCATACAACGGACTCGACGGGTTGCCGCGTGTGATTCCCATCGGCATCTTCTGGACCGGTGAGGAGATCGTCATGTCCACCGCGGCCACAGCGCCCAAGGTAAAGGCGCTGTCCGCCCGTCCCGACGTCGCTCTGACCATCGACGCCGGCGACAGCCCGGGCTCGGCCAAGACGCTGTCGGTGCGCGGCGTGGTGCACCTGACCATCGTCGACGGGGTCGTGCCGGAATACCTCGCGGCCGCTCGGAAGAGTTTCGACGCCGATTACGCGGCCGAGTTCGAGCGGAACTGCCGGGCCTTGTACGACCAGATGGCGCGTATCGCGCTTAAGCCGCAGTGGGCGCGGTTCTACGACTTCGGTGCCGGCCGTGTGCCGGAGTTCCTCGCCGCACTTGCCAAGAAGTCGAGCTGA
- a CDS encoding DUF6924 domain-containing protein: protein MIRTDYSDDGAWQKVAAGLRQPWAEGAESSWHVVEGAGWAGADADEVLAALPDRVSDLHDVVFLADADTMYGEQNPLLAVSTDPDMRDEDHEIPGLGFTSRFRIVPTAVAEMVGNLAIANMDYEDFSSSAHGDPQRIHRGFLTPE, encoded by the coding sequence GTGATCCGTACCGACTACTCCGATGACGGCGCGTGGCAGAAGGTCGCCGCGGGCTTGCGGCAGCCGTGGGCTGAGGGGGCCGAGTCCTCGTGGCATGTGGTCGAGGGCGCCGGGTGGGCGGGGGCGGACGCCGACGAGGTCCTGGCCGCGCTGCCCGACCGCGTGTCCGACCTGCACGACGTCGTGTTCCTGGCCGATGCGGACACGATGTACGGCGAGCAGAACCCCCTGCTGGCCGTGAGTACCGACCCTGACATGCGGGACGAGGACCACGAGATCCCCGGGCTCGGGTTCACGAGCCGGTTCCGGATTGTGCCCACCGCCGTGGCCGAAATGGTCGGCAATCTGGCTATCGCGAACATGGATTACGAGGACTTCTCCAGTTCGGCCCACGGCGACCCGCAGAGAATTCACCGCGGATTCCTTACACCGGAGTGA
- a CDS encoding NADP-dependent oxidoreductase, protein MQAITVKSRDAGVSGLTLTELPHPHAAENDVIVEVHAAGFTPGELDWPSTWTDRAGHDRTPSVPGHELSGVVTELGYGTTGLTIGQRVFGLTDWTRNGTLAQYTAVEARNLAPLPADVDHVTAAALPISGLTAWQALFDHAHLTTGQSVLIHGAAGGVGSIAVQLAREAGARVIATGRAADRDTALGLGADAFIDLQAEKLEGIGEVDVVFDVIGGEILERSTALVRPGGTLVTIAEPVTVQPHAGRAIFFVVEPDRARLTDLAERLRDGRVKPIIGAVRTLAEAASAFTPDKRTPGKTIIRVTED, encoded by the coding sequence ATGCAAGCCATCACCGTCAAAAGCCGTGACGCCGGTGTCAGCGGCCTGACCCTCACCGAACTCCCCCACCCGCACGCCGCCGAGAACGACGTGATCGTGGAGGTCCACGCCGCCGGATTCACCCCCGGTGAGCTGGACTGGCCCAGCACCTGGACCGACCGGGCCGGTCACGACCGTACCCCGTCCGTGCCCGGCCACGAGCTGTCCGGTGTGGTCACCGAGCTCGGCTACGGCACCACCGGCCTGACCATCGGGCAGCGCGTGTTCGGACTGACCGACTGGACCCGCAACGGCACGCTCGCCCAGTACACCGCGGTCGAGGCCCGCAACCTCGCCCCGCTGCCGGCCGACGTCGACCACGTCACGGCCGCCGCATTGCCGATCTCCGGACTCACCGCCTGGCAGGCCCTGTTCGACCACGCCCACCTCACCACCGGCCAGAGCGTGCTCATCCACGGCGCCGCAGGCGGCGTCGGCTCCATCGCCGTACAACTGGCCCGCGAAGCCGGCGCCCGGGTGATCGCCACCGGCCGGGCCGCCGACCGCGACACCGCCCTCGGCCTGGGCGCGGACGCCTTCATCGACCTCCAGGCCGAGAAACTGGAGGGCATCGGCGAGGTCGACGTGGTGTTCGACGTGATCGGCGGCGAGATCCTCGAACGCTCCACCGCACTGGTCCGCCCCGGCGGCACCCTGGTCACCATCGCCGAGCCGGTGACCGTCCAGCCCCACGCCGGACGCGCGATCTTCTTCGTCGTCGAACCCGACCGGGCCCGCCTGACCGACCTCGCCGAGCGGCTGCGGGACGGCCGCGTGAAGCCGATCATCGGCGCCGTCCGCACTCTCGCCGAAGCCGCCTCCGCGTTCACACCGGACAAGCGCACCCCCGGCAAGACAATCATCCGCGTCACAGAAGACTGA
- a CDS encoding SDR family NAD(P)-dependent oxidoreductase, translating into MSSIPTLTKALTGRTVLVTGGSRGIGAEIARECAREGAHVVITYQKSRERAEAVVAELSGLGAKALAVQADQAVPHEASTAVEKAAEFFGGQIDVLVNSAGIAVMGTVDQLDLELQAGVERMMATNVMGTIVTTHSASRFLTDGGRVILVGSTVAHHVPVLGVAEYAASKAAINQLGRGWARDFGSRGITVNVVQPGATDTDMNPADGPNAAPQAAMTALGRMGTPGDVAKAVVFLASEKAAYITGALLTVDGGSSI; encoded by the coding sequence ATGTCCAGCATCCCCACCTTGACCAAGGCTCTGACAGGACGCACGGTGCTCGTGACCGGAGGGTCGCGGGGTATCGGTGCGGAGATCGCCCGTGAATGCGCACGCGAGGGTGCGCACGTCGTGATCACCTACCAGAAGTCGCGCGAGCGGGCCGAGGCCGTTGTCGCCGAGTTGTCCGGCCTTGGGGCGAAGGCGCTCGCCGTGCAGGCGGATCAGGCCGTTCCGCACGAGGCGTCGACCGCTGTGGAGAAGGCCGCCGAATTCTTCGGGGGCCAGATCGACGTACTGGTGAACTCGGCGGGCATCGCCGTCATGGGCACCGTGGACCAGCTGGATCTCGAACTCCAGGCAGGAGTAGAGCGGATGATGGCGACCAACGTGATGGGAACCATCGTCACCACGCACTCCGCATCGCGTTTTCTGACCGACGGCGGGCGCGTCATCCTGGTGGGAAGCACCGTCGCCCACCATGTCCCCGTCCTTGGTGTCGCCGAATACGCGGCGAGCAAGGCCGCGATCAATCAGCTGGGGCGGGGGTGGGCACGCGACTTCGGCTCACGGGGCATCACCGTCAACGTCGTGCAGCCTGGCGCCACCGACACGGACATGAATCCCGCAGACGGACCGAATGCGGCTCCCCAGGCTGCCATGACGGCACTCGGACGCATGGGCACGCCCGGCGACGTCGCGAAGGCGGTCGTGTTTCTCGCCAGTGAGAAGGCCGCCTACATCACCGGCGCGCTGCTGACGGTGGACGGCGGATCCAGTATCTGA
- a CDS encoding MerR family transcriptional regulator has product MKIGELAAKTGVAPRLLRYYEEVGILTPWRAPNGYRSYGEPAIDRVLQIRELLEAGLTTDMIREVLPCLDAQKDERENLTCPDIDVTELDGLRRHLTAIKRRIDVLQRNERAIEAYLKVRAENTSVPPSEAGEVVALVWRP; this is encoded by the coding sequence ATGAAGATCGGCGAGCTGGCTGCGAAGACCGGAGTGGCGCCACGGCTGCTTCGCTACTACGAAGAGGTCGGCATCCTGACCCCGTGGCGGGCACCTAACGGATACCGCAGCTACGGCGAGCCCGCCATCGACCGGGTCCTGCAGATCCGCGAACTGCTGGAAGCCGGCTTGACGACGGACATGATCCGCGAGGTCCTGCCCTGTCTCGATGCCCAGAAGGACGAGAGGGAGAACCTGACCTGCCCGGACATCGACGTGACGGAGCTGGACGGGCTGCGTCGTCATCTCACCGCCATCAAGCGCCGCATCGACGTGCTCCAGCGCAACGAGCGGGCCATCGAGGCGTATCTGAAAGTCCGCGCGGAGAACACCAGCGTCCCTCCGAGCGAGGCCGGCGAAGTCGTGGCCCTGGTTTGGCGGCCCTAG
- a CDS encoding acyl-CoA dehydrogenase family protein: MTTHTDSQNAADFYDFEGALSPEVRKVLVKTREFMRDQVAPLVAEHWAEGVFPKELIGRFRESGLVGLPYEGYGDHGPVASHLLTGPTPQSRTSPTPAASPIRATSPVRCAAT, from the coding sequence ATGACTACGCATACGGATTCGCAGAACGCCGCCGATTTCTACGACTTCGAAGGCGCCCTTTCGCCTGAGGTGCGAAAGGTTCTCGTCAAGACGCGGGAGTTCATGCGGGACCAGGTCGCGCCCTTGGTGGCTGAGCACTGGGCCGAGGGAGTCTTCCCCAAGGAGCTGATCGGCCGGTTCCGGGAGAGCGGGCTGGTCGGACTGCCGTATGAGGGCTACGGCGACCACGGCCCCGTGGCCAGCCACCTGCTGACCGGGCCGACACCGCAATCGCGGACATCGCCGACGCCTGCGGCTTCGCCGATCAGAGCCACCTCACCCGTACGATGCGCCGCCACCTAG
- a CDS encoding SigE family RNA polymerase sigma factor: MGQARAGEFDEFVAARWSVLLHLARLLVGGDRHRAEDLLQESLVKLWFAWSRVGEEAPEAYVRKVMVRAAARSGQRRWWGERPVEQLPEAAAVGDVSSDVAERSRLEAALAQLTSKQRVAVVLRYYQDLPEGQVAATLGCPVGTARAHAARGVARLRQILADVIEPVQ, encoded by the coding sequence ATGGGGCAGGCCCGGGCAGGTGAGTTCGACGAGTTCGTGGCGGCTCGCTGGTCGGTGTTGCTCCACCTCGCTCGTCTGCTCGTGGGAGGTGACCGGCATAGGGCGGAGGACCTGTTGCAGGAGTCCTTGGTCAAGCTCTGGTTCGCCTGGTCCAGGGTCGGAGAGGAAGCGCCCGAGGCGTACGTCCGCAAGGTGATGGTGCGTGCGGCGGCACGCTCCGGCCAGCGGCGCTGGTGGGGCGAACGCCCCGTCGAACAGCTGCCCGAGGCGGCAGCGGTCGGCGATGTGTCGTCCGACGTGGCGGAGCGTTCGCGACTGGAGGCAGCCCTCGCCCAGCTGACCTCGAAGCAGCGAGTGGCGGTGGTGCTGCGCTACTACCAGGACCTGCCCGAGGGGCAGGTGGCGGCGACGCTCGGGTGCCCGGTGGGCACGGCTCGTGCCCACGCTGCCCGCGGAGTGGCGCGGCTGCGGCAGATCCTGGCCGACGTCATCGAGCCAGTGCAGTGA
- a CDS encoding DUF4139 domain-containing protein — MKSEAAAEWASSLDAVVVYAQGALCTRVATGTVPADGRVRVTGLPRSMDAGSLRAKVVGDRGVRVTEVRVEVEAEPSGTDAVDTLRQEMERLRNVCAAAQGRRDRQVNLIAEVATLRPVPPARKREDPPRRTAADAWLRLAEFVDDRLRGLHYRLVELEEELRRVQHEFSVATDRWMRASTDVPSERVATTVVALLTLDGIGSGTAEVELEYGVPGAVWVPAYRLTHRQGDDSGTLVLRASVAQRTGEDWNGVRIALATADLRRRTDLPRLRSIRVGRRQPAPAPSGWREPPTGLSDLFSGYDAAGPRPAPAVMPVPVGAPAPGPVPPLPPPALHGYGMPSPESTGVVSAPPAAFGAVPPPPPPAPQGYGMPPAAFPEPSGPAAAPSAVFDTAVPRPAPPARSGRPSAGAGRVAGPPPIAPAAPPPPPSAPVPSGPPRPSGAELDYAGLVLSGADEPGGRRGKLFPRAPHDPVADQHRRRAEAVAALPLPGHAVRPRESAGSFDHRYDAVARADIPSDGTWHTVTVTEIAVGLRTEYLCVPSVEQTVYATLVLANATDQALLAGPVEVTSDDDFLTTAALPTLAPGGVRRMGLGPAEGIRVTRRTNLRESTSGLRNNTTVLAHQIHVELSNRLAQAVTVEVHEQVPVTSEPDVRIDEHADWTTPEQDGGPDRHAPGTRVWRVDLPAGGSASLDGGYDIRVPAAKALVGGNRRS; from the coding sequence ATGAAATCTGAAGCTGCAGCGGAGTGGGCGTCATCGCTCGACGCGGTCGTGGTGTACGCGCAGGGTGCGCTCTGCACCCGGGTAGCCACGGGAACCGTCCCGGCGGATGGCCGAGTGCGGGTGACGGGGCTGCCCCGCTCGATGGACGCCGGCTCACTGCGGGCGAAGGTCGTGGGCGATCGCGGCGTACGCGTCACCGAGGTGCGGGTGGAGGTCGAGGCCGAACCGTCCGGCACCGACGCGGTCGACACCCTGCGGCAGGAGATGGAGAGGCTGCGCAACGTGTGTGCCGCGGCGCAGGGGCGGCGTGACCGGCAGGTGAATCTGATCGCGGAGGTGGCGACGCTTCGTCCGGTTCCGCCGGCCCGCAAGCGGGAGGATCCGCCGCGGCGTACGGCTGCCGATGCCTGGCTGCGGCTTGCCGAGTTCGTCGACGACCGGCTTCGAGGGCTCCACTACCGGCTCGTCGAGCTGGAGGAGGAGCTCCGCCGGGTCCAGCACGAGTTCTCGGTTGCCACCGACCGCTGGATGCGTGCTTCCACCGACGTTCCGTCCGAGCGTGTCGCGACCACCGTCGTCGCACTCCTGACGCTCGACGGAATCGGGAGTGGGACCGCGGAAGTGGAGCTTGAGTACGGTGTGCCGGGCGCCGTCTGGGTACCGGCCTATCGCCTGACCCACCGTCAGGGCGACGACAGCGGCACTCTGGTGTTGCGTGCTTCGGTCGCCCAGCGCACCGGCGAGGACTGGAACGGGGTGCGCATCGCCCTCGCCACCGCGGACCTGCGGCGCCGCACCGATCTGCCGAGGCTGCGTTCCATCCGGGTCGGACGTCGGCAGCCCGCCCCCGCGCCCTCCGGCTGGCGCGAGCCCCCCACAGGGCTCTCCGACCTCTTCTCCGGCTACGACGCGGCGGGCCCGCGTCCCGCTCCGGCCGTCATGCCGGTCCCCGTGGGTGCGCCTGCGCCTGGCCCCGTCCCCCCGTTGCCGCCGCCCGCACTTCACGGGTACGGCATGCCCAGCCCGGAGTCGACCGGCGTCGTCAGCGCTCCCCCGGCGGCCTTCGGCGCCGTACCGCCACCGCCGCCGCCCGCGCCGCAGGGGTACGGCATGCCGCCCGCCGCGTTCCCAGAGCCGTCCGGTCCCGCCGCTGCTCCGTCGGCGGTCTTCGACACCGCCGTGCCCCGCCCGGCACCGCCGGCCCGCTCGGGAAGGCCGAGTGCCGGGGCCGGCCGCGTCGCCGGTCCTCCCCCGATTGCCCCGGCTGCCCCTCCTCCCCCGCCGTCAGCGCCGGTTCCGTCCGGTCCGCCACGGCCGAGCGGTGCGGAGCTCGACTACGCCGGGCTCGTACTGTCCGGCGCTGATGAGCCCGGCGGCCGAAGAGGCAAGCTCTTCCCCCGCGCTCCCCACGACCCGGTGGCGGACCAACACCGCCGTCGCGCCGAGGCGGTGGCCGCGCTGCCGTTGCCCGGCCATGCCGTGCGGCCCCGCGAGTCGGCGGGCTCCTTCGATCACCGTTACGACGCCGTCGCCCGCGCCGACATCCCTTCCGACGGAACCTGGCACACCGTCACCGTGACCGAGATTGCCGTCGGGTTGCGCACCGAGTACCTCTGTGTGCCCTCAGTGGAGCAGACGGTCTACGCCACCCTCGTGCTCGCCAACGCCACCGACCAGGCCCTGCTCGCCGGGCCGGTGGAGGTCACCAGCGACGACGACTTCCTGACGACCGCCGCCCTGCCCACGCTCGCCCCCGGCGGCGTCCGCCGGATGGGCTTGGGCCCCGCCGAGGGCATCCGGGTCACCCGCCGCACGAACCTGCGCGAGTCGACCTCGGGGCTGCGCAACAACACCACCGTGCTCGCCCACCAGATCCATGTGGAACTCTCGAACCGGCTCGCCCAGGCCGTCACCGTCGAGGTCCACGAACAGGTTCCCGTCACCTCCGAACCGGACGTGCGGATCGATGAACACGCCGACTGGACGACGCCCGAGCAGGACGGCGGACCCGACCGGCATGCCCCGGGCACCCGAGTCTGGCGAGTGGACCTGCCCGCCGGCGGCAGCGCCTCCCTCGACGGCGGCTACGACATCCGCGTCCCGGCCGCCAAGGCCCTGGTCGGCGGCAACCGCAGGAGCTGA
- a CDS encoding bifunctional glycosyltransferase family 2/GtrA family protein: MNGLPQRVPVRAHHSEPVLDVVVPVFNEEADLEPSVRRLHTHLRETLPYPFRITIADNASTDRTPQIAARLAAELQEAEWLRLSEKGRGRALRAAWSLSPAPVLVYVDVDLSTELTALLPLVAPLISGHSDIAIGTRLAPGSRVVRGPKREITSRCYNALLRSTLAVGFSDAQCGFKAIRRDVAARLLPLVQDNGWFFDTELLVIAERAGLRIHEVPVDWVDDPDSRVDLLATALADLRGIARIGGALVRGTLPHAGLRRTDSAGPPGLTTQLARFAAVGAVSTLGHLLLYAALRPAAGGQVANAIALLVCAVANTAANRRFTFGLRGSGGVLRHQIRGLMVFLIGLILTSGSLAALHHAAPSAAHSTELIALLVANLLATLLRFLLLRAWVFRA, translated from the coding sequence TTGAACGGGCTGCCGCAACGCGTACCGGTACGAGCCCACCACTCGGAGCCGGTTCTGGACGTGGTCGTCCCTGTATTCAACGAGGAGGCGGATCTGGAGCCGAGCGTGCGCCGACTCCACACACATCTGCGCGAGACCCTTCCCTACCCGTTCCGCATCACCATCGCCGACAACGCCAGCACCGACCGGACCCCGCAGATCGCTGCCCGACTGGCCGCCGAACTGCAAGAAGCGGAGTGGCTGCGACTGTCCGAGAAGGGCCGCGGCCGCGCCCTGCGCGCCGCCTGGTCGCTCTCACCGGCCCCCGTGCTCGTATACGTGGACGTCGACCTCTCGACAGAACTGACCGCCCTGCTACCGCTCGTCGCCCCACTCATCTCCGGGCACTCCGACATAGCCATCGGCACCCGCCTCGCCCCCGGTTCCCGCGTGGTGCGCGGACCGAAACGCGAGATCACCTCACGCTGCTACAACGCCCTCCTACGATCCACCCTCGCCGTCGGCTTCTCCGACGCCCAATGCGGATTCAAGGCGATACGGCGTGACGTAGCCGCGCGACTGCTGCCCCTGGTGCAGGACAACGGGTGGTTCTTCGACACCGAACTCCTGGTGATCGCCGAGCGTGCCGGCCTGCGCATCCACGAAGTGCCGGTCGACTGGGTGGACGACCCGGACAGCCGGGTCGACCTCCTGGCCACAGCGCTGGCCGACCTGCGCGGCATCGCGAGGATCGGTGGAGCACTGGTGCGCGGCACCCTGCCGCACGCCGGACTACGGCGTACCGACAGCGCCGGGCCCCCGGGGCTGACCACCCAGCTCGCGCGCTTCGCCGCAGTAGGAGCGGTGAGCACCCTCGGACACCTGCTGCTCTACGCGGCGCTGCGCCCGGCGGCGGGAGGCCAGGTCGCCAACGCCATCGCGCTACTGGTGTGCGCCGTCGCCAACACGGCCGCGAACAGACGCTTCACCTTCGGGCTCCGCGGCAGTGGCGGGGTGTTGCGCCATCAGATCAGGGGCCTGATGGTCTTTCTGATCGGACTGATACTCACCAGCGGATCACTCGCCGCCTTGCACCACGCGGCCCCGTCGGCGGCGCACAGCACCGAACTCATCGCCCTGCTCGTCGCCAACTTGCTCGCGACGCTGCTGCGCTTTCTCCTCCTCCGCGCATGGGTGTTCCGCGCATGA
- a CDS encoding AraC family transcriptional regulator, whose amino-acid sequence MADIADACGFADQSHLTRTMRRHLGLTPSALRTDRTQAATTGNDEDRAFEA is encoded by the coding sequence ATCGCGGACATCGCCGACGCCTGCGGCTTCGCCGATCAGAGCCACCTCACCCGTACGATGCGCCGCCACCTAGGCCTGACCCCCAGCGCCCTGCGCACGGACCGCACGCAAGCCGCAACCACCGGCAACGACGAGGACCGAGCTTTCGAAGCCTGA